From Pseudonocardia autotrophica, one genomic window encodes:
- a CDS encoding NAD(P)/FAD-dependent oxidoreductase, whose amino-acid sequence MGRAVVVLGAGYAGVAAANRIAAGSDAQVTVVGPRDVFVERIRLHRLAAGSGEATVPLRTVLHPRVQHRPGLAVSVGDGTVTLDDGAVLRFDRLVYAVGSGNPEPGAGAYRVDSLEDARRLHAAVAALPAGRAVTVVGGGLTGVETATELAAARTDLTVRLVTDSVVAAGLPSRSRERVRTRLRALGIELRERTRVTGATDLGADVVVWATPPAVPELARRSGLPTDDAGRLLVDATLTGIGDPRIVGAGDAISAPPEVGFVRASCQAAVPLGNAAGRTVLAGLAGRAAPAASVAYGAQCLALGPGVALVQWVDTHDAPRRIAIGGRAGAAVKEQVVRYTLRAIRSRAA is encoded by the coding sequence ATGGGACGTGCGGTGGTGGTGCTCGGAGCGGGCTACGCCGGTGTTGCGGCGGCGAACCGGATCGCGGCGGGTTCGGACGCACAGGTGACGGTGGTCGGCCCGCGGGACGTGTTCGTCGAACGGATCCGGCTGCACCGGCTCGCGGCGGGCAGCGGGGAGGCGACGGTGCCGCTGCGGACGGTGCTGCACCCGCGGGTGCAGCACCGTCCCGGGCTCGCCGTGTCCGTCGGCGACGGCACGGTGACCCTCGACGACGGCGCCGTACTGCGGTTCGATCGGCTCGTGTACGCGGTCGGCAGCGGCAACCCGGAGCCCGGCGCCGGGGCGTACCGGGTCGACTCGCTGGAGGACGCCCGCCGGCTGCACGCGGCAGTCGCCGCGCTGCCTGCGGGGCGCGCCGTCACCGTCGTCGGCGGTGGCCTGACCGGGGTGGAGACGGCCACCGAGCTGGCCGCCGCGCGGACCGACCTGACGGTCCGGCTGGTGACCGACTCCGTGGTCGCGGCCGGGTTGCCGAGCCGCAGCCGGGAGCGGGTCCGGACCCGGCTGCGAGCACTGGGCATCGAGCTGCGGGAGCGCACCCGGGTCACCGGCGCGACGGACCTCGGCGCCGACGTGGTCGTGTGGGCGACCCCGCCGGCGGTCCCCGAGCTGGCCCGGCGCAGCGGGCTGCCGACCGATGACGCCGGACGGCTGCTGGTGGACGCGACGCTGACCGGAATCGGCGACCCGCGGATCGTCGGCGCCGGAGATGCGATCAGCGCTCCGCCGGAGGTCGGCTTCGTGCGGGCCAGCTGCCAGGCGGCCGTCCCGCTCGGGAACGCGGCGGGGCGCACCGTGCTGGCCGGTCTCGCGGGGCGGGCGGCACCGGCGGCCTCGGTCGCCTACGGCGCGCAGTGCCTGGCGCTCGGCCCGGGCGTCGCGCTGGTGCAGTGGGTCGACACGCACGACGCACCGCGACGGATCGCGATCGGCGGCCGCGCCGGGGCGGCGGTCAAGGAGCAGGTGGTCCGCTACACGCTGCGCGCGATCCGGAGCCGGGCGGCATGA
- the sigJ gene encoding RNA polymerase sigma factor SigJ, with protein sequence MTGQDADPLAQFGAHRGLLFRLAYDILGSVADVEDVLQDSWLRWTEVDHAQVLDPRAYLARLVSRQALNRLRSTARTRETYPGTWLPEPLPTGGDASDRALRTDDITVAMLLVLESLSPDERAVFVLREAFGIDYDEIAVTLDRPAATVRQIAHRAREHVQARRPRFSVPADRARRVAEAFVGAALGGDVAAVTALLAPDAVQMSDGGGRASAAARPIVGRDRVARFLIGITRWPIPAPGPEFGVFNGMPGVLVRDGGAVDTVMLFEVAEVDGLDLVTAIYAVRNPDKLAHL encoded by the coding sequence ATGACCGGCCAGGACGCGGATCCGCTCGCCCAGTTCGGCGCCCACCGCGGACTGCTGTTCCGGCTGGCCTACGACATCCTCGGCAGCGTCGCCGACGTCGAGGACGTGCTGCAGGACAGCTGGCTGCGCTGGACCGAGGTCGACCACGCGCAGGTGCTCGATCCGCGCGCCTACCTGGCCCGGCTGGTCAGCCGGCAGGCGCTGAACCGGCTGCGCAGCACCGCCCGGACCCGGGAGACCTATCCCGGCACCTGGCTGCCCGAGCCGTTGCCCACCGGCGGGGACGCCTCCGACCGGGCACTGCGCACCGACGACATCACGGTCGCGATGCTGCTGGTGCTGGAGAGCCTGTCGCCGGACGAACGGGCGGTGTTCGTGCTCCGGGAGGCGTTCGGGATCGACTACGACGAGATCGCGGTGACGCTGGACCGTCCGGCTGCCACCGTGCGGCAGATCGCGCACCGGGCACGCGAACACGTACAGGCACGGCGGCCGCGGTTCTCGGTGCCGGCGGACCGGGCCCGGCGGGTCGCCGAGGCCTTCGTCGGTGCGGCGCTCGGCGGGGACGTCGCGGCGGTGACGGCCCTGCTGGCGCCGGACGCCGTCCAGATGTCCGACGGCGGCGGGCGGGCATCGGCCGCCGCCCGGCCGATCGTCGGCCGGGACCGGGTGGCCAGGTTCCTGATCGGGATCACCCGGTGGCCGATCCCCGCGCCGGGCCCCGAGTTCGGCGTGTTCAACGGGATGCCCGGCGTGCTCGTGCGGGACGGCGGCGCCGTGGACACGGTGATGCTGTTCGAGGTGGCCGAGGTGGACGGGCTCGACCTGGTCACCGCGATCTACGCGGTCCGCAACCCGGACAAGCTGGCGCACCTGTAA
- a CDS encoding AraC family transcriptional regulator has protein sequence MHAAPPFPVADPVGEALHVLRMDGVFYCRSELGEPWGMTLPATPGCLWFHVVTSGGCRLTVGGRDGGHDVLLRPGELALVPQGAGHVLRSAPEVLAPDIRSIPHPMLDGRYALLRHGGDGPVTRMVCGAVRFGHPAAGDLVDRLPGLIRVEPSPVGDRVQDTLRLIAAEVEDGRPGAAAVITRLADVLVIQAVRGWLERDAAARTGWLGALADERIGRALAAVHREPERGWTVASLAATATMSRSAFSARFTELVGEPVMGYVTRWRMHAAVDVLSGGDATVAEVARRFGYRSEAAFARAFVRVVGEPAGRVRRRTAGRGPAGLGAFADAI, from the coding sequence ATGCACGCCGCGCCACCGTTCCCGGTCGCCGACCCGGTCGGCGAGGCGCTGCACGTCCTGCGGATGGACGGGGTCTTCTACTGCCGCTCCGAGCTCGGCGAGCCGTGGGGGATGACGCTGCCCGCGACACCCGGCTGTCTCTGGTTCCACGTCGTCACCTCCGGCGGCTGCCGGTTGACCGTCGGGGGCCGGGACGGCGGGCACGACGTGCTGCTGCGGCCCGGCGAGCTCGCGCTCGTCCCGCAGGGCGCCGGGCACGTGCTGCGCAGCGCCCCGGAGGTGCTCGCGCCGGACATCCGGTCGATCCCGCATCCGATGCTCGACGGCCGCTACGCGCTGCTCCGGCACGGCGGCGACGGCCCGGTGACCCGGATGGTGTGCGGCGCCGTGCGGTTCGGCCATCCCGCGGCCGGCGATCTCGTCGATCGGCTGCCCGGCCTGATCCGGGTCGAGCCCTCGCCGGTCGGCGACCGGGTGCAGGACACCCTGCGGCTGATCGCCGCCGAGGTCGAGGACGGCCGCCCCGGTGCCGCCGCGGTGATCACCCGGCTGGCCGACGTGCTGGTCATCCAGGCCGTGCGCGGCTGGCTGGAGCGTGATGCGGCGGCCCGCACCGGATGGCTCGGCGCGCTCGCCGACGAGCGGATCGGCCGGGCGCTCGCCGCGGTGCATCGGGAGCCGGAGCGGGGCTGGACGGTCGCGTCGCTGGCGGCCACCGCGACGATGTCCCGGTCGGCGTTCTCCGCGCGTTTCACCGAGCTGGTCGGTGAGCCGGTGATGGGCTACGTGACGCGCTGGCGGATGCACGCGGCCGTCGACGTCCTGTCGGGGGGAGATGCCACGGTGGCCGAGGTCGCCCGCCGCTTCGGCTACCGGTCGGAGGCGGCGTTCGCCCGGGCCTTCGTGCGGGTGGTCGGCGAGCCCGCGGGGCGGGTGCGACGGCGCACCGCGGGCCGCGGGCCGGCCGGGCTCGGTGCGTTCGCCGACGCGATCTGA
- a CDS encoding NmrA family NAD(P)-binding protein → MITVLGATGNVGSQVVHELRAAGVAVRAVGRDAGRLAAATAAGAEPCIGDLTDTGFLLRAFDGAAAAFTLQPLDPGEPDYAAHQRRIGESVVAALRGAGVGRVVALSSLGAEVPGGPDLAATGFLGGLYEQEQRLATLDARVTRIRPGLFLESFRPAFDAIREHGAHADSIDPDLALPMVATRDVGRAAAAALLDPAAPAVVEVPGPADRTVPEVVAALGPALGVPDAGYTRLPDAELIGLLREVGLPADVARLQVAMNRAFNEGRVRAHDRRADTTGVLTVEEWAKEVAA, encoded by the coding sequence GTGATCACCGTTCTGGGAGCGACCGGGAACGTCGGCTCGCAGGTCGTGCACGAGCTGCGGGCGGCCGGTGTCGCGGTACGGGCCGTCGGGCGCGATGCCGGCCGGCTGGCCGCCGCGACCGCGGCCGGCGCCGAGCCGTGCATCGGCGACCTGACCGACACCGGCTTCCTGCTCCGCGCGTTCGACGGCGCGGCGGCCGCGTTCACCCTGCAGCCGCTCGACCCCGGCGAACCGGACTACGCCGCACACCAGCGCCGGATCGGCGAGTCGGTGGTCGCGGCGCTGCGCGGCGCTGGTGTCGGCCGGGTGGTCGCGCTCAGCTCGCTCGGCGCCGAGGTCCCCGGCGGGCCGGATCTGGCCGCGACCGGTTTCCTCGGCGGCCTGTACGAGCAGGAGCAGCGGCTGGCGACCCTGGACGCCCGGGTCACCCGGATCCGGCCGGGCCTGTTCCTCGAGTCGTTCCGGCCCGCGTTCGACGCGATCCGGGAGCACGGTGCGCACGCCGACTCGATCGACCCGGATCTCGCGCTGCCGATGGTCGCCACCCGCGACGTCGGCCGGGCCGCCGCGGCCGCGCTGCTCGATCCGGCCGCACCGGCGGTCGTCGAGGTGCCGGGGCCCGCGGACCGGACGGTGCCCGAGGTCGTCGCCGCGCTCGGGCCGGCGCTCGGTGTCCCGGACGCGGGCTACACCCGGCTCCCGGATGCGGAGCTGATCGGGCTGCTGCGGGAGGTGGGCCTCCCGGCCGACGTCGCCCGGCTGCAGGTGGCGATGAACCGGGCGTTCAACGAGGGGCGGGTGCGCGCACACGATCGGCGCGCGGACACGACGGGCGTGCTGACCGTCGAGGAGTGGGCGAAGGAGGTGGCCGCGTGA
- a CDS encoding anthrone oxygenase family protein has protein sequence MSAALAAAGSGLLGGVYLAFSTAVLPALRRRPEAEAAATMREVNRVILNPVFGTLFGGTALACGAALVGGALDGEPLRIAGAVAGLAGFAVTAAVNIPLNSALDRGGPWSAFDRRWTRANHLRTATSALAVALLSL, from the coding sequence GTGAGCGCCGCGCTCGCCGCGGCCGGGTCCGGCCTGCTCGGCGGGGTCTATCTGGCGTTCTCGACGGCGGTGCTGCCTGCCCTGCGCCGGCGTCCGGAGGCCGAGGCGGCCGCGACCATGCGCGAGGTCAACCGGGTGATCCTGAACCCGGTGTTCGGGACGCTGTTCGGCGGGACCGCGCTCGCCTGCGGCGCGGCGCTGGTCGGCGGGGCGCTCGACGGCGAGCCGCTGCGGATCGCCGGGGCGGTGGCCGGGCTCGCCGGCTTCGCGGTGACCGCGGCGGTGAACATCCCGCTCAACTCCGCGCTGGACCGCGGCGGTCCGTGGTCGGCGTTCGACCGGCGCTGGACACGGGCGAACCACCTCCGGACCGCCACCTCGGCACTCGCCGTGGCACTGCTGTCGCTCTGA
- a CDS encoding peptide MFS transporter, whose protein sequence is MIFTRRNAGCRPGQILTPVLQTAAGFHWGFGLAAVGMALGLAQYTVFRRNLPPEGRIVPNPLPRAGRVRAGLIGAVAIAGLLVLTFTGVITAGRLDYIVTAIVAVAAVGYFTLLLASPKVDRTERRRVLAFLPMWVASVVFWVIFQQIFTVLTIYADERLDRSVFGLFVLPAGSVQAIEPLFVVLLAGVFAAVWTRLGPRQPSSPMKMAIGTIVVGVGFLLFVPLAGTGPNGTPLLAVAGILLVFCLAELFTSPVGQSLSTKLAPQAFRTQMVALFFLSVSMGTVLAGVLAQFYSAENEAAYFGVTGAAAIVVGLVVVAMVPRLKILMEGVR, encoded by the coding sequence ATGATCTTTACCCGGCGCAACGCCGGGTGTAGACCGGGCCAGATCCTCACCCCGGTCCTGCAGACGGCCGCCGGCTTCCACTGGGGTTTCGGCCTGGCCGCCGTCGGGATGGCGCTCGGCCTGGCCCAGTACACGGTCTTCCGCCGGAACCTGCCGCCCGAGGGGCGGATCGTCCCCAACCCGCTCCCGCGCGCCGGACGCGTGCGGGCCGGCCTGATCGGTGCCGTCGCGATCGCCGGTCTGCTGGTGCTGACGTTCACCGGGGTGATCACCGCCGGGCGGCTGGACTACATCGTCACCGCGATCGTCGCGGTCGCGGCCGTCGGCTACTTCACCCTGCTGCTCGCCAGCCCGAAGGTGGACCGGACCGAGCGCAGGCGGGTGCTCGCGTTCCTCCCGATGTGGGTCGCCAGCGTGGTGTTCTGGGTGATCTTCCAGCAGATCTTCACGGTGCTGACGATCTACGCCGACGAGCGGCTCGACCGGTCGGTGTTCGGCCTCTTCGTGCTGCCCGCGGGGTCGGTGCAGGCGATCGAGCCACTGTTCGTGGTGCTGCTCGCCGGGGTGTTCGCGGCGGTGTGGACGAGGCTCGGACCGCGCCAGCCGTCGTCGCCGATGAAGATGGCGATCGGGACGATCGTGGTCGGCGTCGGGTTCCTGCTGTTCGTGCCGCTCGCGGGCACCGGCCCGAACGGCACCCCGCTGCTCGCGGTCGCCGGCATCCTGCTGGTCTTCTGCCTGGCCGAGCTGTTCACCTCACCGGTCGGCCAGTCGCTGTCCACCAAGCTCGCGCCGCAGGCGTTCCGGACCCAGATGGTGGCGCTGTTCTTCCTGTCGGTCTCGATGGGCACCGTGCTCGCCGGGGTGCTCGCGCAGTTCTACAGCGCGGAGAACGAGGCTGCGTACTTCGGCGTCACCGGCGCGGCGGCGATCGTGGTCGGGCTGGTCGTCGTCGCGATGGTCCCGCGATTGAAGATCCTGATGGAGGGCGTCCGCTGA
- a CDS encoding Gfo/Idh/MocA family protein: MTVRWGVVGPGRIAEMVVRDFTHVPDAEVVAVASRSAERAGAFASRHGIGRTHTGYRAILDDPEVDVLYIATPHPQHRAVALAAIEAGKAIMVEKAFTVSSVATREIAAASRRTGVFAMEAMWTRFFPAVVRLRELLADGAIGEVRSVQADLGVRNLTDAGDRYLAPELGGGALFDLAVYPISFAQMVLGEPSVIAATGALGPTGVDLEESILLGWPDGRSAALQASLRCAMPGSARVIGTDGWIEVPPRFHHPDRIELHRHGAEPEEIVLPATGGGYAHEIAEVTARVAAGEQESPVMPLADTIAVQDVMAAVADQLGMIPEEGPATL, translated from the coding sequence ATGACCGTCAGATGGGGAGTCGTCGGGCCGGGCCGGATCGCCGAGATGGTCGTGCGGGACTTCACGCACGTGCCCGACGCCGAGGTGGTGGCCGTGGCGTCGCGTTCCGCGGAACGCGCGGGGGCGTTCGCGAGCCGGCACGGCATCGGCCGCACGCACACCGGGTACCGCGCGATCCTCGACGACCCGGAGGTGGACGTCCTCTACATCGCCACCCCGCACCCGCAGCACCGCGCCGTCGCGCTGGCCGCGATCGAGGCCGGCAAGGCGATCATGGTGGAGAAGGCGTTCACGGTCAGCTCGGTCGCCACCCGGGAGATCGCCGCCGCGTCCCGGCGCACCGGAGTCTTCGCCATGGAGGCCATGTGGACGCGGTTCTTCCCGGCCGTCGTCCGGCTCCGTGAGCTGCTCGCCGACGGCGCGATCGGCGAGGTCAGGTCGGTGCAGGCCGATCTCGGCGTACGGAACCTGACCGACGCGGGCGACCGCTACCTCGCGCCGGAGCTCGGCGGGGGCGCGCTGTTCGATCTCGCCGTCTACCCGATCTCGTTCGCCCAGATGGTGCTGGGCGAGCCCTCGGTGATCGCCGCGACCGGGGCGCTCGGCCCGACCGGCGTCGACCTGGAGGAGTCGATCCTGCTGGGCTGGCCGGACGGGCGCAGCGCCGCCCTGCAGGCCAGCCTCCGGTGCGCGATGCCCGGCTCGGCCCGGGTGATCGGCACCGATGGCTGGATCGAGGTCCCGCCGCGCTTCCACCATCCGGACCGGATCGAGCTGCACCGGCACGGCGCCGAGCCCGAGGAGATCGTGCTGCCCGCCACCGGCGGCGGCTACGCGCACGAGATCGCCGAGGTCACCGCGCGGGTCGCGGCCGGGGAGCAGGAGAGCCCGGTGATGCCGCTGGCCGACACGATCGCGGTGCAGGACGTGATGGCGGCCGTCGCCGACCAGCTCGGGATGATCCCGGAGGAGGGTCCCGCCACCCTGTGA
- a CDS encoding VOC family protein, whose translation MPNMIFVNLPTADLDVAKTFYGALGFTLNEQFSDEQTASFVISDAIVAMVMTEKRFIEFTKQAGTADPAGAREVINALGVETRDEVDRIADAGLAAGGSPGGETQDHGFMYGRSVDDPDGHRWEFVWMDMSAMEG comes from the coding sequence ATGCCCAACATGATCTTCGTCAACCTGCCGACCGCCGACCTGGACGTCGCGAAGACCTTCTACGGCGCGCTCGGGTTCACGCTGAACGAGCAGTTCTCCGACGAGCAGACCGCCTCGTTCGTGATCAGCGACGCGATCGTCGCCATGGTGATGACCGAGAAGCGGTTCATCGAGTTCACCAAGCAGGCCGGCACCGCCGACCCGGCCGGCGCCCGCGAGGTGATCAACGCGCTCGGCGTCGAGACCCGGGACGAGGTCGACCGGATCGCCGACGCCGGCCTGGCCGCCGGTGGCAGCCCGGGCGGGGAGACCCAGGACCACGGCTTCATGTACGGCCGCAGCGTCGACGACCCGGACGGTCACCGCTGGGAGTTCGTGTGGATGGACATGTCGGCGATGGAGGGGTGA
- the aroQ gene encoding type II 3-dehydroquinate dehydratase: MTTVYVFNGPNLNLLGVRKPEVYGTTVLADVEALCATAAAGHGLELDFRQTNHEGTLVDWIQEAGAAVVRGEALGLVLNAAAYTHTSVALHDAIEGAQLPTVEVHISNVHGREEFRHHSYVSPVAAGIVVGFGVDGYALAIDGLVRKLRPVRSA; encoded by the coding sequence GTGACCACCGTGTACGTGTTCAACGGTCCGAACCTCAACCTGCTCGGCGTCCGCAAGCCGGAGGTGTACGGCACGACCGTGCTCGCCGACGTCGAGGCGCTGTGCGCGACGGCCGCCGCCGGGCACGGCCTGGAGCTCGACTTCCGGCAGACCAACCACGAGGGCACCCTGGTCGACTGGATCCAGGAGGCCGGTGCCGCGGTCGTGCGGGGCGAGGCGCTCGGCCTGGTGCTGAACGCCGCCGCCTACACCCACACCTCGGTGGCGCTGCACGACGCGATCGAGGGTGCCCAGCTGCCCACCGTCGAGGTGCACATCTCGAACGTGCACGGCCGGGAGGAGTTCCGGCACCACTCCTACGTCTCGCCGGTGGCAGCCGGGATCGTCGTCGGGTTCGGGGTGGACGGCTACGCGCTCGCCATCGACGGCCTGGTCCGCAAGCTCCGGCCGGTGCGCTCCGCCTGA
- a CDS encoding response regulator transcription factor: MIRVLLVDDQALVRSGFRALLGSQPDLTVVAEAADGAQAVAAAREHRPDVVLMDIRMPGTDGITATREISADPALSEVKVIVLTTFTDDSYVFDAIRGGASGFLVKDAEPADLIRAIRVVHDGEALLAPGVTRTLIAEFAARSRSGPAGAARLDALTEREREVLVEVAAGLSNDEIAARLYMSPTTAKTHVSRSMSKLGARDRAQLVVLAYESGLVRPGWTG; encoded by the coding sequence ATGATCCGCGTGCTGCTCGTCGACGACCAGGCCCTGGTCCGCTCCGGCTTCCGGGCGCTGCTGGGCTCCCAGCCGGATCTCACCGTCGTCGCCGAGGCCGCCGACGGCGCGCAGGCGGTGGCGGCGGCCCGCGAGCACCGGCCGGACGTGGTGCTGATGGACATCCGGATGCCCGGCACCGACGGCATCACCGCGACCCGCGAGATCAGCGCCGATCCCGCGCTGAGCGAGGTGAAGGTGATCGTGCTGACCACCTTCACCGACGACTCGTACGTGTTCGACGCGATCCGCGGCGGCGCCAGCGGCTTCCTGGTGAAGGACGCCGAGCCGGCCGACCTGATCCGCGCGATCCGGGTCGTGCACGACGGCGAGGCGCTGCTCGCGCCGGGCGTCACCCGCACCCTCATCGCCGAGTTCGCGGCCCGCTCCCGCAGCGGCCCGGCCGGGGCGGCCCGGCTGGACGCGCTGACGGAGCGGGAGCGGGAGGTGCTCGTCGAGGTCGCCGCCGGACTGTCCAACGACGAGATCGCCGCCCGTCTGTACATGAGCCCGACCACGGCGAAGACACACGTCAGCAGGTCGATGAGCAAGCTCGGCGCCCGGGACCGCGCGCAGCTGGTGGTGCTGGCCTACGAGTCCGGGCTGGTCCGCCCGGGGTGGACCGGATGA
- a CDS encoding sensor histidine kinase, with translation MPTPTRPSWWGGVLRTLVLPAVVALLTAGGTAFALNRPWGGPPGGALDGIGIALLAIGPLALVFRRANRVAALAVTAGAVVGYLGLGYPPTGPTGLAFAVALVSAVAAGSQHRALAVVAVAAAVLLGWVLLSGREVPWAAVGPVLAWLAALIAAGLLWRVRRERSEQARRAAEEERRRRVGEERLRIAQELHDVLGHHVSLINVQAGVALFLMDDDPEQARTALTEIKRSSRDLLREMRSTLGVLRGVDEAAPRLPTPGLDRLDALLDEARAAGLPVQRHTTGEPRPLPTGTDLAAYRIVQESLTNTRRHAGAATAVVTLTYSADALELRIDDDGRGPADGVTDGTGLTGMRERARSVGGTLQAGPGPAGGFRVLATLPAGRVES, from the coding sequence GTGCCCACCCCGACCCGTCCGAGCTGGTGGGGCGGGGTGCTGCGGACCCTCGTCCTGCCGGCGGTGGTCGCGCTGCTCACCGCGGGTGGCACCGCGTTCGCGCTGAACCGGCCGTGGGGTGGGCCGCCCGGCGGAGCGCTGGACGGGATCGGGATCGCGCTGCTCGCGATCGGGCCGCTCGCCCTGGTGTTCCGGCGGGCGAACCGGGTCGCCGCGCTGGCGGTGACCGCGGGCGCGGTGGTCGGCTACCTCGGGCTGGGCTACCCGCCCACCGGGCCGACCGGGCTCGCGTTCGCGGTCGCGCTGGTCTCCGCGGTGGCGGCCGGGTCCCAGCACCGGGCGCTCGCGGTGGTGGCTGTCGCGGCGGCGGTGCTGCTCGGCTGGGTGCTGCTGTCCGGCCGGGAGGTGCCGTGGGCGGCCGTCGGTCCGGTGCTCGCCTGGCTGGCCGCGCTCATCGCGGCGGGGCTGCTGTGGCGGGTCCGCCGGGAGCGGAGCGAGCAGGCCCGCCGCGCCGCGGAGGAGGAGCGCCGGCGCCGGGTCGGTGAGGAGCGGCTGCGGATCGCCCAGGAGCTACACGACGTGCTCGGCCATCACGTGTCGCTGATCAACGTGCAGGCCGGGGTGGCGCTGTTCCTGATGGACGACGATCCGGAGCAGGCCCGCACCGCGCTCACCGAGATCAAGCGGTCCAGCCGGGATCTGCTCCGCGAGATGCGCTCCACCCTCGGTGTGCTGCGCGGTGTCGACGAGGCGGCCCCCCGGCTGCCCACCCCCGGCCTGGACCGGCTCGACGCGCTGCTCGACGAGGCCCGCGCCGCCGGGCTGCCGGTGCAGCGGCACACCACGGGCGAGCCGCGGCCGCTCCCGACCGGTACCGATCTCGCGGCGTACCGGATCGTGCAGGAGTCGCTGACCAACACCCGCCGGCATGCCGGTGCCGCGACCGCGGTCGTCACCCTGACCTACTCCGCGGACGCCCTCGAGCTGCGGATCGACGACGACGGCCGTGGCCCCGCCGACGGCGTCACCGACGGCACCGGGCTGACCGGCATGCGGGAGCGCGCCCGGTCGGTCGGCGGCACCCTGCAGGCCGGGCCCGGCCCGGCGGGTGGGTTCCGGGTGCTCGCCACCCTCCCCGCGGGCAGGGTGGAGTCATGA
- a CDS encoding DUF1707 SHOCT-like domain-containing protein, giving the protein MTDTETTAPQPAHRTVPPGGAAVLASDTEREHVTDRLRRAAAEGRLTLAEADERQATAYAARTRDELVPLVSDLPRPARPPRPRRGPLTPRARRLLAVHAGVSAAVFLLMLLTWLIGPAPFVPVGPLLLMSLILFVHSRRAEREPSPDGSVPDELR; this is encoded by the coding sequence ATGACCGACACCGAGACGACCGCCCCACAGCCCGCGCACCGGACCGTCCCTCCCGGCGGTGCCGCCGTCCTCGCCTCCGACACCGAACGCGAACACGTGACGGACCGGCTGCGGAGGGCCGCCGCCGAGGGCAGGCTGACCCTCGCCGAGGCCGACGAGCGGCAGGCCACCGCCTACGCCGCGCGGACCCGCGACGAGCTGGTCCCGCTGGTCTCCGACCTGCCCCGGCCGGCGCGGCCACCGCGCCCCCGCCGCGGGCCGCTGACACCACGGGCCCGCCGGCTGCTGGCGGTGCACGCCGGGGTGAGCGCCGCGGTGTTCCTGCTCATGCTGCTGACCTGGCTGATCGGGCCGGCGCCGTTCGTGCCGGTCGGGCCGCTGCTGCTGATGTCGCTGATCCTGTTCGTGCACTCCCGCCGGGCCGAGCGCGAGCCCTCGCCGGACGGGTCCGTGCCCGACGAGCTGCGATGA
- a CDS encoding ArsR/SmtB family transcription factor, which translates to MTDVDAVFRALADPTRRRILDRLHERGGQTLGELCDGLEMSRQAVSKHVAQLESAGLLSVVRRGREKLHHLDPVPIQEIHDRWIGKFERSRVQAITSLRAALEDRDDRTE; encoded by the coding sequence GTGACCGACGTGGACGCCGTCTTCCGGGCCCTCGCGGACCCGACCCGGCGCCGCATCCTCGACCGGTTGCACGAACGGGGCGGGCAGACGCTCGGCGAGCTGTGCGACGGACTGGAGATGAGCCGGCAGGCCGTGTCCAAGCACGTCGCCCAGCTGGAGTCGGCCGGACTGCTGTCCGTCGTACGCCGTGGCCGGGAGAAGCTCCACCATCTCGACCCGGTGCCCATCCAGGAGATCCACGACCGGTGGATCGGGAAGTTCGAGCGCAGCCGGGTGCAGGCGATCACGTCGCTGCGCGCCGCGCTGGAGGATCGCGATGACCGAACCGAGTGA
- a CDS encoding SRPBCC family protein, translated as MTEPSDRTYVYTTYIRSTAEQVFRALTTPAFTMQYWGGSELTSDWQVGSRLEALHPDREDFVGEIVAVEPPHRLSYTFTGRAEEQRGRPPTLVEFTVEPFGDEAVRLRVVHTGFTPDEQGDQDMRDVGEGWPAILSALKTLLETDRPLASPGHFAPRDPARA; from the coding sequence ATGACCGAACCGAGTGACCGCACGTACGTGTACACGACCTACATCCGCAGCACCGCCGAGCAGGTGTTCCGGGCGCTGACCACGCCTGCGTTCACGATGCAGTACTGGGGCGGCTCCGAGCTGACCTCGGACTGGCAGGTCGGCAGCAGACTGGAGGCGCTCCATCCGGACCGGGAGGACTTCGTCGGCGAGATCGTCGCCGTCGAGCCGCCGCACCGGCTCTCCTACACCTTCACCGGGCGCGCCGAGGAGCAGCGCGGACGACCGCCGACGCTCGTCGAGTTCACCGTCGAGCCGTTCGGCGACGAGGCGGTACGGCTGCGGGTCGTGCACACCGGTTTCACCCCGGACGAGCAGGGCGACCAGGACATGCGCGATGTCGGCGAGGGCTGGCCGGCGATCCTCTCGGCACTGAAGACGCTGCTGGAGACCGACCGGCCACTGGCCTCACCCGGGCACTTCGCACCCCGGGACCCGGCGCGCGCCTGA